Genomic DNA from bacterium:
CCTGGCCTTCATCCCCGACATCACGGCGGATCAGCTCGAGGCCATAGCCGCCATCCGCGACGAGCACCACGACGCGATGCAGGACGTGCGTGACGCGCTCTACGAGGCCAAGACCGCCTTCCGGGAGCTGATGCGCGACCCCGATCCGGACCTCGCCGCCGTGCGCCGGGCCAAGGAAAAACTGGACGCCCTGGAGACCGACATGCTCATCGCCCGGCTGGAGATGCGCGCCGCCGTGCGGGACGTCCTGACCGACGGTCAGCGGATCTTCTTCGACGAGATGCAGGCCTTCGGCCCGCACCACGGACCGGGCATGGGCCCCGGACCCGGCATGGAATGGCATCCCGGCTCGGGACCGGGCATGGGCCCCGGACCGGGCAGGTCCGACGACTAGCGCCGAACCCCCTCCCTCCCAGGTGAGGCGCAAAAAGGGGAACCCCTCAGGGTTCCCCGCTTTTATTCCCTGTTGCGGTCCTCACCCCCCAATTGTGATGACGTAGGGGCCGACCTTCAGGTCGGCCCGCGGGCGAC
This window encodes:
- a CDS encoding Spy/CpxP family protein refolding chaperone, which gives rise to MIRRKTALILALVTGILLVAALPAVSYGPLRTGGGPGDGGPRGDGPMCLAFIPDITADQLEAIAAIRDEHHDAMQDVRDALYEAKTAFRELMRDPDPDLAAVRRAKEKLDALETDMLIARLEMRAAVRDVLTDGQRIFFDEMQAFGPHHGPGMGPGPGMEWHPGSGPGMGPGPGRSDD